Proteins encoded by one window of Clostridium cagae:
- the dnaK gene encoding molecular chaperone DnaK: MGKIIGIDLGTTNSCVAVMEGGEPVVITNSEGARTTPSVVSFQADGERLVGQVAKRQSITNPDKTIISIKRHMGTSYKVDIDGKNYSPQEISAMVLQKIKADAESYLGESVTQAVITVPAYFNDSERQATKDAGKIAGLEVLRIINEPTAAALAYGLDKMDSNHKILVYDLGGGTFDVSILELGDGVFEVLSTNGDTKLGGDDFDQKVMDYIAETFKAENGIDLRQDKMALQRLKEAAEKAKIELSSSMQTNINLPFITADATGPKHIDLNLTRAKFNEITNDLVQRSIEPMKKALSDAAISIDEIEKIILVGGSTRIPAVVEAVKNFTGKDPSKGVNPDECVAVGAAVQAGVLTGEVKDVLLLDVTPLTLGIETAGGIATPLIERNTTIPTKKSQIFSTAADSQTSVEINVVQGERQMAMDNKSLGRFTLSGIAPAPRGIPQIEVTFDIDANGIVKVSALDKGTGKEANITITASTNLNDDEIDKAVKEAEKFAEEDKKRKEKVETLNNADQLIYQTEKALTELGDKVSAEDKAKVTEKLEALKAIKDGEDLEAIKKATEELTQEFYAVSSKVYAAAGGDPSQAGGFDPNAAGGAQQAPHDDNVVDADFKVDDDK, encoded by the coding sequence ATGGGAAAAATAATAGGAATTGATTTAGGAACAACTAATTCATGTGTTGCAGTTATGGAAGGTGGAGAACCTGTTGTTATAACAAATTCAGAAGGTGCAAGAACTACGCCATCAGTAGTATCTTTCCAAGCTGACGGAGAAAGACTAGTAGGTCAAGTTGCTAAAAGACAATCTATAACAAATCCAGATAAAACTATAATCTCAATAAAGAGACATATGGGAACTTCTTATAAAGTTGATATAGACGGTAAGAACTATTCACCACAAGAAATTTCAGCTATGGTACTTCAAAAAATAAAAGCTGATGCCGAAAGCTATTTAGGTGAAAGTGTAACTCAAGCGGTTATTACAGTACCAGCTTACTTTAATGATAGTGAAAGACAAGCAACAAAAGATGCAGGTAAAATTGCTGGTTTAGAAGTATTAAGAATAATTAATGAACCAACAGCAGCAGCATTAGCTTATGGATTAGATAAAATGGATTCAAATCATAAAATATTAGTTTATGATTTAGGTGGTGGTACTTTCGATGTATCTATCTTAGAATTGGGAGATGGAGTATTTGAAGTATTATCTACTAATGGTGATACAAAACTTGGTGGAGATGACTTTGACCAAAAAGTTATGGATTATATAGCAGAAACATTTAAAGCAGAAAATGGAATTGATTTAAGACAAGATAAAATGGCTCTTCAAAGATTAAAAGAAGCAGCAGAAAAAGCAAAGATTGAATTATCTTCATCAATGCAAACAAACATCAATTTACCATTTATCACAGCTGACGCAACAGGTCCAAAACATATAGACCTAAACTTAACAAGAGCTAAATTCAATGAAATTACTAATGACTTAGTTCAAAGAAGTATTGAACCTATGAAGAAAGCATTAAGTGATGCTGCAATTTCTATAGATGAAATTGAAAAAATAATATTAGTTGGTGGATCAACAAGAATACCTGCTGTTGTAGAAGCAGTTAAAAACTTTACAGGAAAAGATCCATCAAAGGGAGTTAATCCAGATGAATGTGTAGCAGTAGGAGCAGCAGTTCAAGCAGGAGTGTTAACAGGAGAAGTTAAAGATGTATTATTATTAGATGTTACACCATTAACTTTAGGAATAGAAACAGCTGGTGGAATAGCAACTCCATTAATTGAAAGAAATACAACTATTCCAACTAAAAAGAGCCAAATATTCTCAACTGCAGCAGACAGTCAAACATCAGTTGAAATAAATGTAGTTCAAGGTGAAAGACAAATGGCTATGGATAATAAATCATTAGGAAGATTTACTTTATCAGGAATAGCGCCAGCACCAAGAGGAATTCCTCAAATCGAAGTTACTTTTGATATTGATGCTAATGGTATTGTTAAAGTATCAGCTTTAGATAAAGGAACAGGAAAAGAAGCTAATATAACTATCACTGCATCAACTAACTTAAATGATGATGAAATAGATAAGGCTGTAAAAGAAGCAGAAAAATTTGCAGAAGAAGATAAGAAGAGAAAAGAAAAAGTAGAAACTTTAAATAATGCAGATCAATTAATCTACCAAACAGAAAAAGCTTTAACTGAACTTGGAGATAAAGTATCAGCAGAAGATAAAGCTAAAGTTACTGAAAAACTAGAAGCTCTTAAAGCTATAAAAGATGGAGAAGATTTAGAAGCTATAAAGAAAGCTACAGAAGAATTAACTCAAGAATTCTATGCTGTATCTTCTAAAGTTTATGCAGCAGCAGGTGGAGATCCATCTCAAGCTGGTGGATTTGATCCAAATGCAGCAGGTGGAGCACAACAAGCACCACATGATGATAATGTTGTAGATGCTGATTTTAAAGTAGATGATGATAAATAA
- the dnaJ gene encoding molecular chaperone DnaJ, with protein sequence MANKDYYEVLGLQKGASDDEIKKAFRKLAIKYHPDKNKGNTEAEEKFKEINEAYQVLSDPEKKSNYDQFGSADFNGGGFGSGGFGGFDMGGFGDIFDMFTGGGSSTRRRNGPVNGNDIEYTVTLTFEEAVFGVEKEITVNRSESCEHCNGSGAEPGTSKKTCPTCSGTGQVRVQRQTPLGSFVSTSTCDRCSGTGNIIEKPCTHCRGTGNVRKTRKINVNIPAGVDTGNVMPLRGQGEHGLRGGSPGDLYIRINVSPSKEFTRKGNDIYIDTHISMAKAALGTEITVKTVEGNVKYTVPEGTQSGTLFRLKGKGVARVNSTGKGDQYVRVIVDIPKGLNQKQKEALYTFMEACGEEMDENTHSFKKNLFGRKK encoded by the coding sequence ATGGCAAATAAAGATTATTATGAAGTTCTTGGACTTCAAAAAGGTGCAAGTGATGATGAAATAAAAAAAGCTTTTAGAAAATTAGCTATTAAATATCATCCCGATAAGAATAAAGGGAATACGGAAGCAGAAGAAAAATTTAAAGAAATAAATGAAGCTTATCAAGTGCTTTCTGATCCAGAAAAAAAATCTAATTATGATCAATTTGGAAGTGCTGATTTTAATGGCGGCGGATTTGGATCTGGCGGATTTGGCGGTTTCGATATGGGGGGATTTGGAGATATTTTTGATATGTTTACTGGTGGTGGTTCAAGTACTCGTAGAAGAAATGGACCAGTTAACGGTAATGATATTGAATATACAGTAACATTAACTTTTGAAGAAGCTGTATTCGGTGTTGAAAAAGAAATCACAGTTAACAGAAGTGAAAGCTGTGAACATTGTAATGGATCAGGTGCTGAACCTGGAACTTCTAAAAAAACTTGTCCAACTTGTAGTGGAACGGGTCAAGTAAGAGTACAAAGACAAACTCCACTTGGTAGTTTTGTATCAACATCAACTTGTGATAGATGTAGTGGAACAGGAAATATAATTGAAAAACCTTGTACACATTGTAGAGGGACTGGAAATGTTAGAAAGACAAGAAAGATAAATGTAAACATTCCTGCAGGGGTTGATACTGGAAATGTTATGCCTCTTAGAGGACAAGGTGAACATGGATTAAGAGGGGGAAGTCCTGGAGATTTATACATTAGAATAAATGTATCTCCATCAAAGGAATTCACAAGAAAAGGAAATGATATTTATATAGACACTCATATATCAATGGCTAAAGCAGCTCTTGGCACAGAAATTACAGTCAAGACAGTAGAAGGAAATGTGAAATATACTGTTCCAGAAGGAACACAATCAGGCACATTATTTAGATTAAAAGGAAAAGGTGTTGCTAGGGTTAATTCTACTGGAAAAGGTGATCAATATGTAAGAGTTATTGTTGATATACCAAAAGGATTAAATCAAAAGCAAAAAGAAGCGTTATATACGTTTATGGAAGCTTGTGGCGAAGAAATGGATGAAAATACACATAGCTTTAAGAAAAATCTTTTTGGTAGAAAAAAATAA
- a CDS encoding nitrite/sulfite reductase — protein MNKLKKILLDEIEEFRKQGHEFCEGKMSVMDFKKISGGMGVYAHRGGEKFMVRLRTPSGITHVDELKFIYDMAKKYNLEKIHLTTRQAVQFHDISIDDVCEIMKEGLEHNIYTRGAGGNYPRNVAMSPLAGVDRYEAFDVTPYALSVNNHFLRKINTYNLPRKIKVSFSSSNMDCGHSTVTDLGFLAVVENDKKYFKVYIGGGLGRNPKLGIVYDELIDPSEVLYHVEAMTNLFMAEGDYENKNKARIRYILDRMGPEEFLNCYKKHLKEVKNKEDLTLHLYVSECNKEGIEIDLEHNRLYEQKQKGLYSVYFHPIGGQLYLKDLNLLIDEIENIKDVEIRLTMTEGMYIRNLDGEEARRLLEATKDLGGETTLEQSISCIGVPTCQMGILNSQGTLDNILKYFKEKNYRKDVLPRVHISGCGNSCGVHEVALIGFTGKKKRVNDETRDAFELHINGSFEEGNARLGKVYGDILAEDIPEFLYKLALLLEKDNINFHDYLKSHEEEFEALVNKFKK, from the coding sequence ATGAATAAGTTGAAAAAGATTTTGTTAGATGAAATAGAAGAATTTAGAAAACAAGGACATGAATTTTGTGAAGGAAAAATGTCTGTGATGGATTTTAAGAAAATATCTGGTGGTATGGGAGTATATGCACATCGTGGTGGTGAAAAATTTATGGTCCGTCTTAGAACACCATCAGGAATAACACATGTAGATGAGTTAAAATTCATATATGATATGGCTAAAAAATATAATTTAGAAAAGATACATTTAACTACAAGGCAAGCAGTTCAATTTCATGATATATCTATAGATGATGTATGCGAGATAATGAAAGAAGGATTAGAACACAATATATATACTAGAGGTGCTGGCGGAAATTATCCAAGAAATGTTGCAATGTCTCCACTAGCCGGGGTAGATAGATATGAAGCTTTTGATGTTACACCTTATGCATTATCTGTAAATAATCATTTTTTGAGAAAAATAAATACATATAATCTTCCTAGAAAAATTAAGGTTTCATTTTCAAGTAGTAATATGGACTGTGGACACTCTACTGTTACAGATTTGGGATTTTTAGCAGTTGTAGAGAATGATAAAAAGTATTTTAAGGTATATATAGGTGGAGGCCTAGGAAGAAATCCAAAGTTAGGAATTGTTTATGATGAACTTATAGATCCTAGTGAAGTCCTGTATCACGTTGAGGCTATGACAAATCTATTTATGGCAGAAGGTGATTATGAAAATAAAAACAAAGCACGTATAAGATATATATTAGATAGAATGGGACCAGAAGAGTTTTTAAATTGTTATAAAAAACACTTGAAGGAAGTAAAAAACAAAGAAGATCTGACTTTACATTTATATGTATCAGAGTGCAATAAAGAAGGTATAGAAATTGATTTAGAGCACAATAGGTTATATGAGCAAAAGCAAAAGGGATTATATAGTGTATATTTCCATCCCATAGGAGGCCAACTATATCTAAAAGATTTGAATTTGCTTATTGATGAAATTGAAAATATTAAAGATGTAGAGATAAGACTCACTATGACTGAAGGGATGTATATTAGAAACTTAGATGGAGAAGAGGCTAGAAGGCTTTTAGAAGCCACTAAAGATTTAGGTGGAGAAACTACACTAGAACAAAGCATATCTTGTATAGGTGTACCTACATGCCAAATGGGGATACTAAATAGCCAAGGTACATTAGATAATATATTAAAATACTTTAAAGAGAAAAATTATAGAAAAGATGTATTGCCTAGAGTTCATATATCAGGTTGTGGAAATTCATGTGGTGTTCATGAAGTTGCTTTGATTGGATTTACAGGAAAGAAGAAAAGAGTAAATGATGAAACTAGAGATGCATTTGAACTTCATATAAATGGATCTTTTGAAGAAGGTAACGCAAGACTTGGCAAAGTATATGGAGATATTTTAGCAGAAGATATTCCAGAATTTCTTTATAAGTTAGCATTATTACTGGAAAAAGATAATATTAATTTTCATGATTATTTAAAGAGTCATGAAGAAGAATTTGAAGCACTAGTAAATAAATTTAAAAAATAA
- the trmB gene encoding tRNA (guanosine(46)-N7)-methyltransferase TrmB, with protein MRMRKKPWARPELESCNFFIVNPKENKGKWNESFNNENPIYLELGCGKGVFVAVHGSDNENINYIAIDIKDEVLGLAKRNIEKAYKEKNKELNNIKLMAQEIGLINEMLDENDKISRIYINFCNPWPKKKHKKRRLTHTRQLIQYRNFLKENGEIWFKTDDDELFEESLEYFKEGKFRIEYITYDLHTSGFEGNIQTEHERMFTEQGIKTKFLIAIKED; from the coding sequence ATGAGAATGAGAAAAAAGCCATGGGCAAGACCAGAACTTGAAAGTTGTAACTTTTTTATTGTAAATCCTAAAGAAAACAAAGGTAAGTGGAATGAATCATTTAATAATGAAAATCCTATTTACTTAGAACTTGGATGCGGTAAAGGTGTGTTTGTAGCTGTACATGGTTCTGATAATGAAAATATTAATTATATTGCAATTGATATAAAAGACGAAGTTCTAGGTTTAGCTAAAAGAAATATAGAAAAAGCATATAAAGAGAAAAACAAAGAATTAAATAATATTAAATTGATGGCTCAAGAGATTGGTCTTATTAATGAAATGTTAGATGAAAATGATAAAATAAGTAGAATTTATATTAATTTCTGTAATCCTTGGCCTAAAAAGAAACATAAGAAGAGAAGATTAACTCATACAAGACAGTTAATTCAATATAGAAACTTTTTAAAAGAAAACGGAGAGATTTGGTTTAAGACAGATGATGATGAATTATTTGAAGAATCTCTTGAATATTTTAAAGAAGGTAAGTTTAGAATTGAATATATAACTTATGATTTACATACTAGTGGCTTTGAAGGAAATATTCAAACTGAACATGAAAGAATGTTTACTGAACAAGGAATAAAAACTAAGTTTTTAATAGCAATAAAAGAAGATTAA
- the prmA gene encoding 50S ribosomal protein L11 methyltransferase yields MNGVWIEVRVITSCEAIEPISGIFYGLNSQGVAVEDPNDLLTRDQGPLTWDFADINVLEHKGEFAVVKAYFSGDDDLEKIVSITKEKVKEIQEMGIDIGKGIVECDKIKEEDWANNWKKYYKPSNITDRIVVKPMWEEYSPKNEELVIELDPGMAFGTGTHETTRMCVKALEKYVEHDSTVFDVGCGSGILAIAAAKLGAKLALGVDLDPVAVESAKENVGLNDLDNIEILEGNLLDVIDGKADIVVANIIAEIICILTDDVSKALNKGGLFITSGIIHERVDMVTSKLDECGFEVMEVNKDGEWNCIVAKLK; encoded by the coding sequence ATGAACGGAGTATGGATAGAAGTTAGAGTAATAACAAGTTGCGAAGCAATAGAACCTATATCAGGAATATTTTATGGATTAAACAGTCAAGGGGTTGCAGTAGAAGATCCAAACGATTTATTAACAAGAGATCAAGGACCATTAACTTGGGATTTTGCAGATATAAATGTATTAGAGCATAAAGGTGAATTTGCAGTGGTTAAAGCTTATTTCTCTGGGGATGATGATTTAGAGAAGATAGTTTCAATTACAAAGGAAAAAGTTAAAGAAATTCAAGAAATGGGAATTGATATAGGAAAAGGTATAGTTGAATGTGACAAGATAAAAGAAGAAGATTGGGCAAACAACTGGAAAAAGTACTACAAACCATCAAATATTACAGATAGAATAGTCGTAAAACCTATGTGGGAAGAGTATTCACCTAAAAATGAAGAGTTAGTTATTGAATTAGATCCAGGAATGGCATTTGGTACAGGAACACATGAAACTACAAGAATGTGTGTAAAAGCATTAGAAAAGTATGTAGAACATGATTCGACTGTGTTTGATGTTGGTTGTGGTTCTGGTATTTTAGCTATAGCAGCAGCAAAGCTTGGAGCAAAATTGGCTTTAGGAGTTGATTTAGATCCAGTAGCAGTTGAATCAGCTAAAGAAAATGTAGGGTTAAATGATTTAGATAATATTGAAATATTAGAAGGAAATCTTCTTGATGTAATTGATGGAAAAGCTGACATAGTAGTTGCGAATATAATAGCAGAAATTATTTGTATCTTAACAGATGATGTTAGTAAAGCTCTAAATAAAGGTGGATTATTTATTACTTCAGGAATAATACATGAAAGAGTAGATATGGTTACTTCAAAACTTGATGAATGTGGATTTGAAGTTATGGAAGTAAACAAAGATGGAGAATGGAATTGTATAGTTGCTAAATTAAAATAA
- a CDS encoding RsmE family RNA methyltransferase, which yields MHKFFTSACNITGSEGKILGDDVKHIYKVLRLNEGEKVVLNNCEGKEYLGEIQSVGKQEVIVNILEELSTNNESRVNITLFQGLPKGQKMDLIVQKGTELGIKEFVPIITDRVDVKLKGEFKKLERLNRIALEAAKQSKRSIIPNVREVVEFDEALNELQRLDLILVPYENAENFGFKSLVKELSDKNVDLNSIENIGIVIGPEGGFEESEIETLKHKGAYIITLGNRILRTETAGFVATSLIQYELADLGGIV from the coding sequence ATGCATAAGTTTTTTACTTCAGCATGCAATATAACAGGATCAGAGGGGAAAATACTTGGTGATGATGTAAAACATATATATAAGGTTTTACGTTTAAATGAAGGTGAAAAAGTAGTTTTAAATAACTGTGAAGGTAAAGAATACTTAGGAGAAATTCAATCTGTTGGAAAACAAGAAGTAATAGTAAATATATTAGAAGAATTAAGTACTAATAATGAAAGTAGAGTAAATATAACTTTATTTCAAGGATTACCTAAAGGACAAAAGATGGATTTAATAGTTCAAAAAGGAACAGAACTTGGTATAAAAGAATTTGTGCCGATAATAACAGATAGAGTAGATGTTAAATTAAAGGGCGAATTTAAAAAGCTTGAAAGATTAAATAGAATTGCGTTAGAGGCAGCTAAGCAATCAAAAAGAAGTATTATACCAAATGTAAGAGAAGTTGTTGAATTTGATGAAGCTTTAAATGAACTACAAAGATTAGATCTAATTTTAGTCCCTTATGAAAACGCAGAAAATTTTGGTTTCAAAAGTCTTGTGAAAGAACTAAGTGATAAAAATGTAGATTTAAATTCTATAGAAAATATAGGAATTGTAATAGGACCAGAAGGTGGATTTGAAGAGAGTGAAATTGAAACTTTAAAACACAAAGGTGCTTATATAATAACTTTAGGCAATAGAATTTTACGTACAGAAACAGCGGGATTTGTAGCTACTTCTTTAATACAATATGAATTAGCAGATTTAGGAGGAATTGTTTAA
- the mtaB gene encoding tRNA (N(6)-L-threonylcarbamoyladenosine(37)-C(2))-methylthiotransferase MtaB, with protein sequence MKVAFSTLGCRVNQYETEAMTEKFIREGYSVTDFDDFADVYVINTCTVTNMGDKKSRQIISKARRTNSDAIIAVVGCYSQIAPEEVSKIEGVDVVLGTRNKGDIVYFVNKARDEKAIQVSVNEVLRNKEFEELNIEEYQDKTRAFLKIQDGCNRFCTFCLIPYARGATCSKKPEKVLEEVKKLAEHGFKEVILSGIHTASYGVDLGTGVTLISLLEDIEKIDGIDRVRIGSIEPAFFTDEVINKIRNMKKLCPHFHLSLQSGSDDTLKRMNRRYTADEYAKTVQNLRDNIQDVSITTDLIVGFPGETEEEFNETYEYLKKLKLTKVHLFKYSPRKGTKAAEMPNQIDGTIKDKRSKILSELNKENEVDFVKKLVGREMGVLIEKECSNKPGIFEGYTKNYVKAEIFDASEEMIGKIMNCNIEDYEDNYIIGKIN encoded by the coding sequence ATGAAAGTTGCATTTTCTACATTAGGATGTAGAGTTAATCAATATGAAACTGAAGCGATGACAGAAAAGTTTATAAGAGAAGGTTATAGTGTTACTGACTTTGACGATTTTGCTGATGTTTATGTTATAAATACATGTACAGTTACAAACATGGGCGATAAAAAATCAAGACAAATAATAAGTAAGGCTAGAAGAACTAATAGTGATGCTATAATTGCAGTAGTTGGATGTTATTCTCAAATAGCGCCAGAAGAAGTCTCTAAAATTGAAGGTGTAGATGTTGTTTTAGGAACAAGGAATAAAGGAGATATAGTATATTTTGTTAATAAAGCTAGAGATGAAAAAGCAATACAAGTAAGTGTCAATGAAGTTCTTAGAAATAAAGAATTTGAAGAACTTAATATAGAAGAATATCAAGATAAAACTAGGGCTTTTTTAAAGATACAAGATGGATGTAATAGATTTTGTACATTTTGTTTAATACCATATGCAAGAGGGGCTACTTGTTCTAAGAAACCAGAAAAAGTTCTTGAAGAAGTAAAGAAGCTAGCAGAGCATGGATTTAAAGAGGTTATTCTATCTGGTATACATACAGCTTCTTATGGTGTGGATTTAGGCACAGGAGTGACACTAATAAGCTTGCTTGAAGATATAGAGAAGATAGATGGAATAGATAGAGTTAGAATTGGTTCTATAGAACCAGCATTCTTTACTGATGAAGTTATAAATAAAATAAGGAATATGAAAAAATTATGTCCTCATTTTCATTTATCACTTCAAAGTGGTTCTGATGATACTTTAAAGAGAATGAATAGAAGATATACAGCAGATGAATATGCTAAAACAGTTCAAAACTTAAGGGATAATATTCAAGATGTATCAATTACAACTGATTTAATAGTAGGATTCCCAGGTGAAACTGAAGAAGAATTTAATGAAACATATGAATATTTAAAAAAATTAAAATTAACTAAAGTTCATTTATTTAAATATAGTCCTAGAAAAGGAACTAAAGCAGCAGAAATGCCAAATCAAATAGATGGTACTATTAAAGACAAGAGAAGTAAAATATTATCAGAGTTAAATAAAGAAAATGAAGTAGATTTTGTTAAGAAATTAGTTGGTAGAGAAATGGGTGTTTTAATAGAAAAAGAATGCTCAAATAAACCGGGAATTTTTGAAGGATATACAAAAAACTATGTGAAAGCTGAAATTTTTGATGCAAGTGAAGAAATGATCGGTAAAATTATGAATTGTAATATAGAAGATTACGAGGATAATTATATTATTGGGAAAATAAATTAG
- a CDS encoding histidine triad nucleotide-binding protein, with amino-acid sequence MGDCIFCKIIKGDIPSKKLYEDEFVYAFYDINPEAPVHFLVIPKEHIKSVNELNEKNINVVSHIFKVINKLVVELGIADSGYRIVNNCGEDGGQTVNHMHFHILAGRNLQWPPG; translated from the coding sequence ATGGGAGATTGTATATTTTGTAAAATTATAAAAGGTGATATTCCAAGTAAAAAGTTATACGAAGATGAATTTGTATATGCTTTTTACGATATAAATCCAGAAGCACCAGTTCATTTTTTAGTTATTCCTAAAGAACATATAAAAAGTGTAAATGAGTTAAATGAAAAAAATATTAATGTAGTTTCACACATCTTTAAAGTAATTAATAAATTAGTAGTAGAGCTTGGTATTGCTGATAGTGGATATAGAATAGTTAATAATTGTGGAGAAGATGGTGGCCAAACGGTAAATCATATGCATTTTCACATTTTAGCTGGTAGAAACTTGCAATGGCCACCGGGTTAA
- the rpsU gene encoding 30S ribosomal protein S21, with product MSEIKVGENETLESALRRFKKKCARAGVLSEVRKREHYEKPSVKKKKKSEAARKRKFK from the coding sequence ATGTCAGAAATTAAAGTTGGAGAAAACGAGACACTTGAAAGTGCTTTAAGAAGATTTAAAAAGAAGTGTGCTAGAGCTGGGGTTCTTTCAGAAGTAAGAAAGAGAGAACATTATGAAAAGCCAAGCGTTAAGAAAAAGAAAAAATCAGAAGCTGCTAGAAAGAGAAAGTTTAAATAA
- a CDS encoding GatB/YqeY domain-containing protein, protein MPTIKEKLQEDWKAALKAKDKFRANTISTAKSAILLVEKTDNVKLEDDEVINILAKEVKQRRESMLEFEKGNRQDLVDQCNTELEILLEYLPQQLSEEEIKQIVKDSAEEMGASSIKDMGKVMSAIRPKIVGRADGKLVSQIVKEYLNK, encoded by the coding sequence ATGCCAACAATTAAGGAAAAACTTCAAGAAGACTGGAAAGCCGCTTTAAAGGCTAAAGATAAATTTAGAGCTAATACAATTAGTACAGCTAAATCTGCTATATTATTAGTTGAAAAAACTGATAATGTTAAGCTTGAGGATGATGAAGTTATCAATATTTTAGCAAAAGAAGTTAAGCAAAGAAGAGAATCTATGCTTGAATTCGAAAAAGGAAATAGACAAGATTTAGTGGATCAGTGTAATACTGAGCTAGAAATTTTGTTGGAATACCTTCCTCAGCAGTTAAGCGAAGAAGAAATAAAACAAATAGTAAAAGATTCAGCTGAAGAAATGGGTGCAAGTAGCATTAAAGATATGGGTAAAGTTATGTCGGCTATAAGACCTAAAATTGTAGGCAGAGCTGATGGTAAACTTGTAAGTCAGATTGTTAAGGAATATTTAAATAAATAA
- the yqfC gene encoding sporulation protein YqfC, with amino-acid sequence MEEKFQRGREKVFDKLDFPTDVVLDLPKIIVVGNKEITIENHKGIMAFDNNMIKINSRIGAVIVEGEKFEILFIGDNTITISGIFRGISYEG; translated from the coding sequence ATGGAAGAAAAGTTTCAAAGAGGAAGAGAAAAAGTATTTGATAAATTAGATTTTCCCACAGATGTTGTTTTAGATTTGCCAAAGATCATTGTTGTAGGAAATAAAGAAATAACAATTGAAAATCATAAGGGTATTATGGCTTTTGACAATAATATGATAAAAATAAACTCTAGAATAGGTGCAGTTATAGTAGAGGGTGAAAAATTTGAAATACTTTTCATAGGGGATAATACCATTACTATAAGTGGAATTTTCAGAGGAATATCTTATGAGGGATAA